A genomic window from Solidesulfovibrio sp. includes:
- a CDS encoding (2Fe-2S)-binding protein, producing the protein MRPIDVEALRPGGMTRRQFLKSVIAAGVVSCAGVLFPVPAGAGPRPATGAVERLITLSVNGQKRRVDVLPQETLARTLRDKLGLTGLKIGCDRAECGGCTVLVDGVPRYSCSILTHGVRGRDILTVEGLARPDGRLHPLQQGVLDEQGFQCGYCAPGFLMAALGFLTENPDPTREELARGISGNLCRCQDYDKILTALLRGAANMRQG; encoded by the coding sequence ATGCGCCCAATCGATGTCGAGGCCCTGCGCCCCGGCGGCATGACCCGGCGGCAATTCCTCAAAAGCGTGATCGCCGCCGGTGTCGTCTCCTGCGCCGGCGTCCTGTTTCCGGTTCCGGCCGGGGCCGGCCCCAGGCCCGCGACCGGCGCGGTGGAGCGCCTGATCACCCTGTCCGTCAACGGCCAGAAACGCCGGGTGGACGTGCTGCCCCAGGAAACCCTGGCCCGGACCCTGCGCGACAAGCTCGGGCTTACAGGCCTCAAGATCGGCTGCGACCGGGCCGAGTGCGGCGGCTGCACCGTGCTCGTGGACGGCGTGCCGCGCTATTCCTGCTCCATCCTCACCCACGGCGTCCGGGGGCGGGACATCCTGACCGTGGAAGGCCTGGCCCGGCCCGACGGCCGGCTGCATCCCCTGCAGCAGGGCGTGCTCGACGAGCAGGGCTTCCAGTGCGGCTACTGCGCGCCGGGCTTTCTCATGGCCGCCCTGGGCTTTCTTACGGAAAACCCGGACCCCACCCGGGAGGAACTGGCCCGCGGCATCTCGGGCAACCTGTGCCGCTGCCAGGACTACGACAAAATCCTCACCGCGCTGCTGCGCGGCGCGGCCAACATGAGGCAGGGCTGA